A genomic region of Candidatus Binatus sp. contains the following coding sequences:
- a CDS encoding Crp/Fnr family transcriptional regulator, whose product MHSQSHLDPKSLTRLKSLAWMKPDQAARLATDAVALKVPRDGPIFQQGEASSRVYILLTGVAKLCYVNRDQRVLVGLVGPGEVFGLSSLLPPTTRPFRCEAFTDCTVAVVKPEIFVETVLGIPAERLSLVLDVTVGRWWGMLVRYANHVGLGLRERLAGALLDLATKFGVRDSRGTLLTVKLTHADLADLVGASRQRTTEQLNDFEREQVIVRDGRRLIIVPEKLYALVQAPPED is encoded by the coding sequence GTGCACAGTCAGTCGCATCTGGACCCAAAATCGCTCACGCGGCTCAAATCGCTCGCCTGGATGAAGCCAGATCAGGCGGCGCGGCTCGCGACTGACGCGGTGGCCCTGAAAGTGCCGCGCGATGGCCCAATCTTCCAGCAAGGCGAAGCGTCCAGCCGAGTTTACATACTTCTCACAGGTGTCGCAAAGCTATGCTATGTGAATCGTGATCAACGTGTATTAGTCGGACTCGTCGGACCGGGCGAGGTGTTCGGCCTCTCCTCGCTGCTGCCGCCAACCACCCGGCCGTTTCGATGCGAGGCCTTCACCGACTGCACCGTCGCGGTGGTCAAACCCGAGATTTTCGTCGAGACCGTGCTGGGAATCCCTGCCGAGCGCCTCAGTTTGGTCCTCGACGTAACGGTCGGACGATGGTGGGGGATGTTGGTTCGGTACGCAAACCACGTCGGACTCGGGCTCCGCGAGCGGCTGGCCGGCGCGCTGCTCGATTTGGCGACGAAATTCGGCGTGCGCGATTCGCGCGGCACTCTGCTCACGGTCAAATTGACACATGCCGACCTGGCCGATCTCGTCGGCGCCTCGCGCCAGCGCACCACCGAGCAACTTAACGACTTCGAACGCGAGCAGGTAATCGTCCGCGACGGCCGCCGCTTGATTATCGTGCCGGAAAAACTGTATGCGCTGGTGCAGGCGCCCCCCGAGGACTGA